The following DNA comes from Candidatus Nanosynbacter sp. TM7-074.
CACACAAATAGCCGATTATTCTATTAGGGAAGCGAAGACTTTAGCGGATTTTGGAATTACTATCTAATTGCAAAAAGCTGAGTAATTTGGTATAATGACAGGGCTATGATTAGCAAAGATAATAAAGCGAAAGCAATTGCTTTGACTCAGGTCAATAAAAACGACGTCGGTAGCCCACAGGCTCAGGTGTCAGTTTTGACGGCTCGTATCAAAGAGGTTACGGAGCATCTGAAGGCGAATAAGCACGACTTCATGGCGCGCCGCGGCTTGATTCAAATGGTTGGTAAGCGTAAGCGCTTGCTGAAATATTTGGAGCGAACTGATTTTGAGAGCTACAAAGCAGTTGTTGCCAAGTTAGGTTTGCGTAAGTAATTTTACGTTAGGAAAACTGCTTAAGTCCCCTTCGGCGAGAAGGGGACTTTTGTAATGGCAATTATTTTTTCAATTTGGCGATAAGTACGTCACGTCCGTCATTGGCGCCGCCTAAAGTACAGGAATAGAGAGTTAGTTGTGGCTGATCAGTGCGCTGTTCGATTTCTATTGCCTCTGGCTTAACGCTACGTTTTTCGCTGATGACATAAATGTAGCGCTCTCCGTTATAATCGATAACAATATCATCGCTAACTGTCAGCTTATCAATATTGTAAAATGGTGATTTTCTAAGTGTTTGCTGAGGGGTCAAGCCCATAATAAAACGGTGTGCGGATAAAACAAAATTGCCACCATCCTTCGGATTGCCATTCTCTGGTTTACGCCACCAAGCGCCGTGTTCCATAGTTTCTGCACCGCCAGGTGCGTACGGCAAATTAATATCAATTTTTGGGATATAAAGTCGATTTTCAGTGATTTTATTTTCTGTTTTGCTGATCAGTTGGGTGGTGGAGTTATTCTTTTGATCAATAGTTTGTGACAATATAAACGGTGTTATGGCAATAGCAAGTGTATACAGTCCGCTAATAATCATTATAGTCGCAATTATAGAAGGAAGGCGAACTTTCCAGTTTTTTGACTGTCTTGTTGACGACTTCAATTGTAGTGACATGACTCAATTATAGCACTATACTCATACTGTATAATCGTGGGTGGGGATAGGAGTGGTGTGCTACATGAGGTAATGGGGGTTGAATTATTATGATTTTTATGCTATAATTTACTATTATGAATAAAGAACCTACACTCCCTAATAAGCCACTCTGGGTGCCGGAAAGAGAGTTTCTTGATGAAGAAAATCGGCAGTCTATAATCAAAATCTTAGGCGTTATCGCAACAGATCGTTCTAACCAGCAATTTGCTGAAGCCGCGCGGGCAGCTGCCAATGATATTGAAAGTGGTGATTTGGCGTCAGGTTCGCGAGATTTCATGTGGGCGCGCTTTATGGGTGTCCAGCATGGCACTATGGAAGGTGGCGACGGTAAGGTGCGGGTTAATGAGGAAAACTATCCTAGGTTGCGACCGTTGGCTGAACAGCTACACTATGGTGATATGCGTTTTCTAGAGTCAAATCCGGCCGATAGTACCGTAGAGTATGGTAGTAGTATTGTTCTAGGTGGATCAGCAGAAGAGATGCCAAAACGTCTACAGGCTGCGCGAGGTAAAAATCCACGAGATATCGCTGTTCAGGACACGTATTTACTAGTTGGACAGCGCCAACGCTGGAGCGGTATACCGACTGAGAAAAATCCTGATGCCATTTTGGCGGCAGTATCAAGATCGCTTGGCGGTGTTGACATGGATAGGCTCAAGGAAAAATCACCTTGGCTACGGGATGAGCTACGCAAAAAGGTTGAGGCTGGTAGTTGGGGTGAAGCATTCGCCACGGAGATGGCGATTGGACGGCTGGGTCTTGAGGCTTACTTTGACGTGCATGGCTTAATTGACTGGGAGAATGGTATTGAGGAGACTGCACCTAGCGAAAGCCGGCCAAGTATACCGGGTGTTCCGGATCGAGAAAATGTCTTAGTAACGTATCACTTGCTCGATGGAACTCGTGCAACATTGCTAAATGCTGCTGCGGTGCCGAGAAAGCGCGGTGTTCCACGGCCAACGAGTGATAGTCAGATCAAAGAACTACTAGATTTGGGTGTCCTAGAGCGCAATAAAGAGTATCCTCTTAGTATCGTTACAGATTCACCGCACTATCTTCGAGCCGCTACTGATGTCGCTATTCGGATATTGGCACACCCCGAGACAAGGGATATAGTCATTGCTCCCCCCGTCTCGCCGTATAGGCCGTCAAGCCCAGAGAATGTCCTAAAAGCACTAGGAGAGATTCCGGCAACCTATAAGGCTGATAAGCGTGTTCACGCCGTATTGCGTGGCGAAGATCCGGACGCTAGAGAGCTGGCTGATTTGTAGGAAATACGAAGCAGCAAACAGAGTTAAACGGTTAGGCCGGGCGCCATAGGAGCAAATGTAACGTGTATTGTATGGTGAGCTGCCGTTCATCAAAGGAGATTGATTTTCAGAGTGGATTGTGTCTAGTTTTGGCTTTCTATAAAGCCTATAAAGCGCACACCGCTGTGATATAATAAAATACGCGAATATAACCCGCAGACGGTGATGGATGTGTGGTGTGTTGACCGGTAAACCAGCACGCATGCACCTGTTACTGTCTTTGCGAGAAAGAGAGGATCTATGGCAATTATTAATCCAAGTGGCAAGGAGATTTTTAGCGTTACCACTGAGTTTTGTGGTCGTCCGCTGACACTAGAAGTAAACCGTGTTGGCTTTCGGACAACTGGTAGTGTGCTGGTGCGTTACGGCGATACTGTGGTTTTGGGTAGTGCGCAGGTGAGTAGTCGTCCAGTTCAGATGGACTATTTTCCATTGTCAATTGACTATGAAGAAAAATTTTATGCAGCAGGTAAAATTTCCGGTAGTCGATTTATTAAGCGTGAAGGTCGTCCAAGTGACGAGGCTGTGCTGATTGGTCGGTTGATTGATCGTCCAATTCGTCCGCTATTTCCGAAGGGTTACCGCCAAGAGGTGCAGGTTGTGGCAACCGTACTAAGTATGGATCCTGATTTCCGCCCAGATGTTATTGCGATGATTGCGGCGTCTAGTGCCTTAATGCTAACTGGCACGCCTTTTGATGGTCCAGTGGCTGGTTTGCGTGTCGGTCGCGTCAACGGAGAATTTAAGGCCTTCTTAACTTCGGAAGAGCGTGAGAAGTCGGATCTTGATTTGGTGGTGGCTGGTATTGAAAGTGGCATCACTATGGTTGAGGCTGGCGCTAAGGAAGTTTCTGAGGAGACTATTGTTGATGCTATGGCATGGGCGCACCAGATGATGCAGCCAGCGATTGTCTTGCAGCGGGAATTGGCGGAAAAAGTTGCTCCAGCTACGCAGGAATATACTTTAATCTTGCCAGATGAATCAATTCAGCAGACAGTTGATGAGTGGGCTAGGGGTAAGTTTGGTGAAAAACTTCGTCGCCCATATCCAGAGCGTAATGAAATGATTAGTCAGATTCGTGCTGAATTCCATGAGTCGATGGCGGAAAAACTTGGTATGGATGAGGAAGAATATAATGAGGTACGTGGTGATTATGATGAGGCGTTTACTTTGGCGCTTCATAAAGATGTACGTCAGGGAATTGTTGCAGAACAAGTCCGTCCTGATGGTCGACAATTGACAGAAATTCGTCCGCTTAGCTCGGAAGTTGGCTTCTTGCCGCGCGCTCACGGCTCCAGTCTGTTTACTCGCGGCGTGACGCAGGGTATGAACATTGTTACTTTGGCGCCGCTGAGCTATTCACAACTAGTTGACACTATGGAAATTAATGATGGCGAGCGACGTTATATGCACCATTATAATGCGCCAGGCTATACAGTCGGTGAAGTTAAGCGAATGGGTAGCCCGGGTCGACGTGAAATTGGGCACGGTTATTTAGCGGAACGAGCATTGTTGCCAGTATTGCCAACCGAAGAAGACTTTCCATACGCCATTCGTTCGGTGACAGAAATAATGAGCCAGAACGGCTCAACGTCGATGGCAGCAACTTGTTCAAGCTGCTTGGCGTTGATGGATGCGGGCGTACCATTGTCGGCTCCAGTCAGTGGAATTGCTATGGGTCTGATGATGGATGGTGATACGCCGTATGTACTGAGTGACATTGCCGATGCTGAAGACTTCGCCGGTGATATGGACTTTAAGGTTACAGGTACAGCAAAGGGAATTACCGCTCTCCAGATGGATATGAAGGTGCACGGCTTACCGGTGGCGGTGCTGCGTCAGGCGATTGAGCAGAGTAAGGCTGGTCGAGCGCACATCTTGCAACATATGCTGAGCGTGCTAGCTACCCCGCGTAATCAACTTAGTCCGTATGCGCCACGAATTGAGAAGATTAAGATTGATCCAGATAAGATTGGCGCGGTTATCGGCAAGGGTGGAGAGACTATCAATAAGATTACCTCAGAAACCGGTGCTGAAGTTGATATTAAGGAAGACGGCTTGATCACAATAGCTAGCCCGAATAGTGAATCAATTGAAAAGGCACTGAATTGGATTAAGAGCTTGGTCGAGGAGCCAGAAGTTGGCAAGGTCTATGATGGTAAGGTTGTCAGTATTAAGGACTTTGGTGCTTTTGTAAATATCTTACCGGGTGTTGACGGTATGGTACACATTTCAAAGCTAGCTGAAGGTCGAGTTAATAAAGTGACTGATGTAGTTAAAGAGGGTCAGTTGGTTCGCGTAAAAATTACTGGAATTGATGAGCGCGGTAAGATCAATTTGACGATGATCGGTCTGTAAATGTATAATAATGAAAAAGCATAATTTCAGGAGATTAAATTTCTAATGGATAATAGCAATAATAATAAGAAGCAGCAAATACCACCACAGCCACAACTTCAACAAGCTACGCCTCAACAGCCTCAATTCCAACAGGCTCCACAACAACCACCACAATTCCAACAAGTCCCACAGCAGCCAGTCATGGAATCTCCATACCAAATGCCTCCAAAAAAGAAAATGAGTAAAGGTGTTTTATGGGGAATTATTGGCGGAGTAATTGGGCTAATAATCATCATCGTTGGTGTAGTCCTGGCTATTATATTCTTGAGTGGTCCAAGTAAGAGTGATTATAAAGACGCAGCAAGCTTAGTGCCGCAAATGAAACTGTCTGAGCCTAAGGATCTATTTAAGGATGTGAAAAAAAGTGATGATTACGAAGAGGTTATAAATAAAATTATAAACTCAGTTGACGAAGCTCATGCTAAGTTTGTCGCTAATAAGGCCTTTAAGGACAAAGATGTTAAGGAGGCTTACGACAAGTATCTGAACGCGTGGAATGACGAGATGAAGCCTTACTTAAAATATATTGCAATTTTTCATAAAGAAAAGGCTTACTTTAATTGTAGAGTTCCTCGGGCAAATAAATATTTTGAGAAATCTAAAGATGAAATCGAACAAGATTTTGACTCTGTCATGAAAAATTGTATAAACGCCCTGGACAACATGATTAAGTCTGATAATGATATTGCTAAGAAATATGGTGAAGACTTGAAAAAGCATTATGCGGAGATGAAGCAATATTACGTAGCAGCAGCAGCCTATAGGCAGGACTATGTAAGAACAAATGGCCAAACATCTTTGTCGTCACCTGAAGTTCCAACGACTCCAAGACCTAATTACAAAAAGGATATTGCTAAGAGATTGAAAGATAACCTTGATAATTTACAAAAAGTATTAGAAGATAAAGCCAATAAATAGATTTTTGTAGGTCATGAGCGCCTCGTTTTTACGGGGCGTTTTTTGTTAGAGTAAAGTTATGCCTATTATCTACTTCAGTAATTGGAGATATAGTTGACTCCAAGTTGCTTGTAAAATCTGTCTAAGGGTAGTATAGTAGATAGTCGATATCCATTATATCTAATTTGAGAAAGGACCTATATGAGATTATCAGGGGCTGTCGAACAAGCGTGTTGTATCATGGCAATTTTAGCCGATCCGAAACAAAAAACGCCGATAACTAATGATACTTTGTCGGAAAAAATGTCGGTTTCGCCAACTTATTTGAAGAAAATTAGTCGTAAGTTAGTAGTGGCAAAATTAATCACCTCGACACAGGGTGCCGGAGGTGGATTTATTTTGGCAAGAGAAATGAAGGGGGTAACACTACATGATGTAGTCTTGGCAATTGAGGGCAATGCGCCATTTTTTCAGCCTAAAGGAGTTATTGGGCGGGTTTTTGCGTCGCGCCGTCGTCAAGTGAAAATTGGCATGAACATGATTGAAAAAGTTTTTTCTGAGGCTCAGGAAAAGTGGAGTGAATACCTAAAAACTGTGACGCTAGAAGATGTTACTCGGGAGGTTTCTTGTGATTAAAAATAATATGGTACGAGCCGAGTGGCGGCATTTATTTAAAAACAAAATACTCCTTATATCTATGTTGGTGATCTCGTTTATTCCGATTATGTATAGCGGATTTTTCTTAGGTTCAATTTGGGATCCATACGGTCAAACAAAAAATCTCCCAGTAGCACTTGTTAATGAAGACGGGGGCGCTGTCTTAAACGGTCAAACATTGAATGTTGGTCAATCGGTGCAGCAAAAATTGAAAGATAATCATGATTTGGGATGGGAGTTTGTTAGTAAAAAACAGGCGTCTAGCGGCGTAGAGAGTGGTCATTTCTATGCCGTAGTGGAAATTCCATCTGACTTTTCGGAGAAGGTGGCGTCAATCACTGGCAGCCAGCCTCAACAAGCGGTTATCAATTTTACCACTACACCGGCCAAGAACTATATTGGTTCATTGGTGAGTAATCAGGCGGCCGAGAGAGTGAAGTCTTCAGTCTCTGAGCAAGTCACTAAGGCATACGCTAAAGGGGTGTTGGAGAGTATAGATAAGCTGGGGGTAGGTTTAGAGTCGGCTGCCAACGGGACGGCGCAGCTGCACAGTGGCTTGGCCCAATTCCACGGTGGCGTTCAAGCGTATGCTGGCGGAGTTAATCAACTAGCGGTAGGTCAGCATAGTTTGACTGATGGTTTGGTGCAATTAAACGGTGGGGCACAGCAATTGCAGACGGCTCTTAGGAAGATGTCAAATGGTCTACCTAGTGAATCTCAAGTTGCGCAACTAACAAGTGGGGTGAAGCAATTGCAAACCGGCATTAATCAACTAAATTATAGTGTGTATCACCCATCTCCAGCGATCCTCGCTCAGCAAAATAAAGTGCAGACTGAGGCTCAAGCTTTGGCGCAAACTGTGCAAGCGTCGGTGGTAGACCTATCTACGGCGGGGGCAGTAGTGAAAGATTTGGGTGCTCAGGCAATGGCTTCTGGTCATGGTATGACAACTATAACGTTGCCTCAAATAAGTAAAATCTCTCAGGCGCTTGGTAAGACGCAAACAATTACTACTCAGGTGGCTACATTACTTCAGGATTTACAAACGCTTACCCGCCAATTGTCGGAGCAACAATCACAACTACAGACAGGAGTCGCTGCGCTTAACAGTGGTGTGAGCCAACTCGTGCCAAATGTAAATACTGCACTTAATGGCTATAATAGTCTCAGGGGTGCAAATGGCCAATTACTATCCGGGGTAACGTCGTTAAGTGGTAGCTTAGCTAAGGCGCAAGCTGGTAGTCAGAAATTAGCTGACGGCGCTGGCGTGTTGAGTAATCGTTCAGGAACGTTGGTTGGCAGTAGTGCTCGACTAGCTAATGGCATAGATGTGCTTTCCGTTAAGTTGGCAGATGCTTCTAATAAGCTTAAAGCTCAGCCGACGGGATTAGCGACTCAGGAGCATATCGCTAATCCAGTTAAGTCGGAGACAACAGCAAAGGGTGATGTTCCAAATTACGGCTATGCTCTGGCGCCATACGTATTGTCGTTGAGCTTGTTTGTTGGGGCGATTGTTCTGAATGTCATTTACCCAATTCGTAAGACTTTTGCCGATCAGGAAAGTGCTTTTCGTTGGTGGTTGGCTAAGACATCAGTCGTTGGCCTGGCGGCTTTCGCTCAAGCAACGATTCTAATGCTAGTTATGGTCTACTGCTTAGGTTTGACTCCAGAACACCCAGTGCACTTTATCGGGGTAATTTATATGACGTCATTTGTCTATATGTCTATTGTGTCGTTTATGGTGATTACGCTGGATAACCCGGGCCGATTTTTGGCAATGGTGCTATTGGTATTGCAGTTAGGTTCAAGTGAGGGAACATTCCCGATTCAAACGGCTAATGGATTTTTCCAGGCAATTAATCCGCTGGTACCAATGACTTATTCCATCCGAGCGTTGCGCCAGTCTATATCAGGTGGGTTAGACAATGCGTTTTATGACAGTAGTATGTGGGCACTTGCTGGATTTTTGTTAGCAGCTAATTTGCTGATGATAAGTTTCTTTATTTATCGTGGTAAGCGTAAATTTGCTCACACCTCAGTAGATGGTGATGATTAGTCCTGTCTGACGATAACATTTTAAAATACCAGCGCCTCTTTACGTGGTGTTGGTATTTTGCTTATTGTGCGGCGCTATTTTTGACAAAATACAGTCAGTTTGTTATTATAGATAGTACTGATTAGAGGAATTTATTGTTAGATTAACGCCTCTATACTTGGGTTTTGAATTATATTGTAATAAAAAAGGAGTATAACAATATGGGTCAGCGGCGACTGGCAACACCTCAGAAGGACGATACTAAAAAGCGTCCGCAATCAAAAAAGAGTAATAATGCAGTATTAAATAGCACCACCACTCGCAAGGGCGAGGTGTTTCGTGCGCAGCGGCGGACGAGCGAGAATGTTAATCTCAGGGCGTCGCAGCACGTGATTGATATTCCGGTCAATAAGTCGGTCTATAATGGCTATGGCGGCGAGCAATTTAGCGCCAAAATGCAGCCAAAACGCACTCGCGGCGGCAAACCGAAGTTGAGGATTATCCCAATCGGCGGTGTCGGCGAAATGGGCATCGGTAAAAATATGAACGCCATTGAGTATGACGATGAGATTATCGTTGTGGATATGGGCTTCCTGTTTCCAGGTAGTGATTATCCAGGCATCAACTACATTACGCCAGACATCACCTGGCTAGAAGAAAATAAGCACAAGATTAAGGCTCATGTGTTTACTCACGGACACCTTGATCACATCGGTTCTTTCCGGCACTTTATTCACCGAATTCCAGCGCCGGTTTATGGATCAAAGTTTACTATCGGCATGCTGGACAAGTCGATGGCTGATACCGATACTGATTTTCAGCCGGACTTTCGAGTGATGGACCCATTGAGCCACGAAATTGTTCAAGTGTCGAAGCACTTTTCTGTGGAATTGGTGAGGGTTAACCACTCGATTCCTGACTCAACAGCGGTGATCATTCGGACGCCACTGGGTGTGATCATTGACTCTGGTGACTGGCGATTTGAGGAAAGCCCAGTTGATGGTCAGAAATTTGACCTCAAGCGGATGACTGAAGTGGCGTCCAAAGAAGGCGTTTTGATGTTCATGAACGAATCGACCAACTGTGAATCCGCCGGTACGCACACCCACACTGAGTTTGATATTCAATATTCCATCGGCCAGGTGATGGATAAATTCAGTAACAGTCGAGTGATTTTAAGCTGTTTCTCATCACAAGTGCACCGATTGCAATTGATTTTGGAAGAAGCGCATAAGCACGGCCGTAAGGTGGCGTTTGCTGGTTTTTCGATGATTCAGAACTTGGAAGTGGCGCTGCGCTCAGGAACTATCAAGATCCCGAAAGACACTGTCATGAAGATGGAAGATATCATCAAGCTGCCGGATAGCCAAATCACCGTGGTTTGTACTGGTTCGCAGGGTGAGTTTAATGCCGTACTGAGCCGTATGGCGACTGGCGCGCATAAATACATGAAGATCAAAGGCTCTGACGTGGTGGTGTTTAGCTCCAATCCGATTCCGGGCAATGAGAAAAACGTGGTGCGAACGGTTGATGGCTTAATGCGCGAGGGTTCTGATGTGATTCAGAACGGCAAGACACACTTGACGGGGATTGGGCCGCTGCACTTGTCGGGACATGGTTATTATGATGATCACGTCAAGTTGATTAATGCCTTGAATCCGACATATTACATGCCAATTCACGGCGAATTTCATATGCTGGTGTATAATGCTCGGTTGGCGGAAGAAGAGTGTGGTATTCCACGAAAGAATATCTTTGTGTGTGACGCTGGCGATATTATTGAAATTGACGTTGAACGGCAAGCTAATAAGGCGGGCCGAATCCAAGCTGGCGGCGTGATGTATGACGATACCGGTGCTATTGTTTCTGAGGTGGTGCTGAAAGATCGTATTCATATGTCTCAAGAGGGAATGTTTGTAGTGGTATTGACGGTGCAGCGCGGCACGGGGCGGCTGTTGACTAGTCCGGACATTATTTCCCGCGGTTTTATTTACCTGCGCGATTCTGAGGAATTGATGAATATGATTCGCCAGTATTTGAAACAGAAGGCAGCGCGGAGTTTTGCTGGCAAGTACGACCTAGACGTTATCAAGAAAGAAATTAAGGATGAAGTCACACATATTTTGTACGATCAGACGCGCCGTACGCCAATTGTTATTCCGGTGATTAATGAAGTTGGCGGCTTAAAGACGGTAAAATCGACGACTGCTTCAGCTTCTCCGACTGCAAAATCCACGCCTCGCAACAAAAAATCTATTGCTTCGGCGGAAGAGCCAAGGATGACTTTGCCAACCACGCCGCGCCGTCGTTTTCCGCAGCGCCAAGTGCCTGACACTGAGGCGAATGACACGAAGGCTCGGGAACGACAAGATTTTCGTCCGTATTAGTCCCGTAGATTGATTTTACTGATAAATTATGCTATAATACAACACGTATTAAATTGATATTTATATCTGTTAAGAAGTATAAAATCAGTGTATAATAAAAACGATTATGGCAAAAAAGCGAAAGAGCACGAAAAAGTCTACTCCTACCAAACCGCAACATAGTTTGCCGGTGGGTTTTTGGTCACAAGTAGGCGCGGTCTTATTGATTCTTTTGTCATTGCTATTGGTGGTTTCGTGGTTTGGTGTTGGCGGTCCAGTTCTTCAGTGGATTGATATGGCAACCATAAAGACGGTCGGCTACACTGCTTACACCTTACCGATACTATTAATTTATTTGGCGGTAGAAACTTTCCGGGCAGAAGAGAATCGCTTACCTACGGCGGTGAAGTTTGCGGCAGTTTTAGAGATTGTGTGGTTTTCAGGATTATTTGGGCTATTAAAGACGTCTTTGCGACCAGATGCCGGTGGATTTGTAGGCGATATATTAAATACAGCCACACTTAAAATGGTAGATTCGGCCATTGCTGCAATATTTTACCTGGTGTTGGCATTTATTACGGTTTTATTTATCACTCAAACATCACCATTTACTGTGTTTAGCAAATTGTGGCAAGCAATTAAAAGTAATAGCTCAGAGGACGATAATAATCGATCTATCATGAAGCAAGCGGCAAAGTCTCAGCCTACAGACGAAGATAAAAAGGTGAGTTTGGGGGATATTAAACTCAATGCTGGCGTGCCGATTATTGACACCACCAAGGAGAAGAAGGGTTTATTAAAGCGTACTGAAAAGCCAGAAAAGGCCGCTGAAGAGCAGGCGCTAGTGGCAACACGTGATCCAAATTGGCAAGCGCCAAGCCTGGATTTATTAGAGAAGAACGAAGGCGGTGCGGATGCTGGCGATACGAGACAAAATGCTCAGATTATTCATGATACACTATCCGAATTTAACATTGATGCAGCAATGGGTGATATAAACGTTGGACCAAAAGTAACCCAGTATACCCTAAGGCCACCAAGTGGTGTGAAATTGACGCGAATTACCGCGCTGGAAACGAATATTGCGCTTAATTTGGCGGCCCAAAGTTTGAGGATTGAAGCGCCGATTCCTGGACAGAAAGCGGTGGGAATTGAAGTGCCAAACCGCAAGGCAGCTGAGGTGCGGCTGTATAGCACATTAGTTTCAAAGCAGTGGACGGCGTCGCGCGATCCGCTCAGTTTTACAATTGGTAAGGATATTTCTGGGCAAGTCGTGGTTGGTGAGCTGGGAAAGATGCCGCACTTGCTAATCGCTGGGCAAACTGGCTCCGGTAAGTCAGTGATGATTAATACGCTACTGACGAGCTTATTGTACCGCAATAGTCCGAGTGACATGAAGCTGATTTTGGTTGACCCGAAACAGGTGGAAATGGCGCCATATGAGGATATTCCGCACTTGCTGACCCCGGTGATTACTGAGCCAGAAAAGACTATTTCAGCTTTGAAGTGGGCAGTTAATGAAATGGAGCGGCGCTACAAATTATTAGCGACAGAGAAGATCCGCAACATTAAGGATTACAATAAGAGGCTACAATCACGAGCGAAAAAGATTGCTATTGCTGATGAAAACGGTAATGTGCAGGAACATGAAGACGGTTCGATGCCGTACATTGTGATTGTGGTGGACGAAATGGCGGACTTGATGATGATTGCTAAGAAAGATGTTGAGGCGTTAATTGTTCGTTTGGCGCAGAAGGCACGAGCAGTTGGTATTCATCTGGTGTTGGCAACGCAGCGCCCAAGCGTTGATGTGATTACTGGTTTGATTAAGGCGAATGTGCCGGCGCGTATTTCTTTTACGGTAGCTAGCCAGGTGGATAGTATGACGATTTTAGACCAGGCGGGCGCCGAAAAGCTGCTGGGTCAGGGTGATATGCTATTCTACACACCAAGTATGAGTAAACCGAAACGCATCCAAGGTGCCTGGGTAACTGATGATGAAGTGAATAAAATTACTGATCATTTGCGAATGCAGATGGCGCCGCAGTACAACGATGAAGTAGTAGCTCAGCCAGTGCAGTTGAACGGCAAGGGTGGTGTAGTGATGGATTTGTCAGAAGGTGGCGATGATAAATTCAAGGATGCTGTGAGGGTGGTAGTTGAGCGACGAAAGGCTTCAACGAGTATGCTACAGACGAGACTAGGCATTGGATATCAGCGAGCGGCACGCATTATTGAAGAAATGGAAGAGCGGGGTATTATCGGTCCGCAGAATGGCTCAAAGCCACGTGATGTATTGATCTCTAGTCCAGAAGAATTAGATGAATTGTTGGCGGAATAGTATAAAAGATTGACCAAATAATATCTATATTGTATAAAAAACTTTATGAATGAGCATTTTCCCGGAAGTTATGACTTAGCCCCTGACCAAGATACTCTTGTCGCTATAGTACAAGCAGCAGGTAAAGTTCTTAAAGAGAA
Coding sequences within:
- the rpsO gene encoding 30S ribosomal protein S15 — translated: MISKDNKAKAIALTQVNKNDVGSPQAQVSVLTARIKEVTEHLKANKHDFMARRGLIQMVGKRKRLLKYLERTDFESYKAVVAKLGLRK
- a CDS encoding sortase, whose protein sequence is MSLQLKSSTRQSKNWKVRLPSIIATIMIISGLYTLAIAITPFILSQTIDQKNNSTTQLISKTENKITENRLYIPKIDINLPYAPGGAETMEHGAWWRKPENGNPKDGGNFVLSAHRFIMGLTPQQTLRKSPFYNIDKLTVSDDIVIDYNGERYIYVISEKRSVKPEAIEIEQRTDQPQLTLYSCTLGGANDGRDVLIAKLKK
- the pnp gene encoding polyribonucleotide nucleotidyltransferase codes for the protein MAIINPSGKEIFSVTTEFCGRPLTLEVNRVGFRTTGSVLVRYGDTVVLGSAQVSSRPVQMDYFPLSIDYEEKFYAAGKISGSRFIKREGRPSDEAVLIGRLIDRPIRPLFPKGYRQEVQVVATVLSMDPDFRPDVIAMIAASSALMLTGTPFDGPVAGLRVGRVNGEFKAFLTSEEREKSDLDLVVAGIESGITMVEAGAKEVSEETIVDAMAWAHQMMQPAIVLQRELAEKVAPATQEYTLILPDESIQQTVDEWARGKFGEKLRRPYPERNEMISQIRAEFHESMAEKLGMDEEEYNEVRGDYDEAFTLALHKDVRQGIVAEQVRPDGRQLTEIRPLSSEVGFLPRAHGSSLFTRGVTQGMNIVTLAPLSYSQLVDTMEINDGERRYMHHYNAPGYTVGEVKRMGSPGRREIGHGYLAERALLPVLPTEEDFPYAIRSVTEIMSQNGSTSMAATCSSCLALMDAGVPLSAPVSGIAMGLMMDGDTPYVLSDIADAEDFAGDMDFKVTGTAKGITALQMDMKVHGLPVAVLRQAIEQSKAGRAHILQHMLSVLATPRNQLSPYAPRIEKIKIDPDKIGAVIGKGGETINKITSETGAEVDIKEDGLITIASPNSESIEKALNWIKSLVEEPEVGKVYDGKVVSIKDFGAFVNILPGVDGMVHISKLAEGRVNKVTDVVKEGQLVRVKITGIDERGKINLTMIGL
- a CDS encoding Rrf2 family transcriptional regulator; the encoded protein is MRLSGAVEQACCIMAILADPKQKTPITNDTLSEKMSVSPTYLKKISRKLVVAKLITSTQGAGGGFILAREMKGVTLHDVVLAIEGNAPFFQPKGVIGRVFASRRRQVKIGMNMIEKVFSEAQEKWSEYLKTVTLEDVTREVSCD
- a CDS encoding YhgE/Pip family protein; this translates as MLVISFIPIMYSGFFLGSIWDPYGQTKNLPVALVNEDGGAVLNGQTLNVGQSVQQKLKDNHDLGWEFVSKKQASSGVESGHFYAVVEIPSDFSEKVASITGSQPQQAVINFTTTPAKNYIGSLVSNQAAERVKSSVSEQVTKAYAKGVLESIDKLGVGLESAANGTAQLHSGLAQFHGGVQAYAGGVNQLAVGQHSLTDGLVQLNGGAQQLQTALRKMSNGLPSESQVAQLTSGVKQLQTGINQLNYSVYHPSPAILAQQNKVQTEAQALAQTVQASVVDLSTAGAVVKDLGAQAMASGHGMTTITLPQISKISQALGKTQTITTQVATLLQDLQTLTRQLSEQQSQLQTGVAALNSGVSQLVPNVNTALNGYNSLRGANGQLLSGVTSLSGSLAKAQAGSQKLADGAGVLSNRSGTLVGSSARLANGIDVLSVKLADASNKLKAQPTGLATQEHIANPVKSETTAKGDVPNYGYALAPYVLSLSLFVGAIVLNVIYPIRKTFADQESAFRWWLAKTSVVGLAAFAQATILMLVMVYCLGLTPEHPVHFIGVIYMTSFVYMSIVSFMVITLDNPGRFLAMVLLVLQLGSSEGTFPIQTANGFFQAINPLVPMTYSIRALRQSISGGLDNAFYDSSMWALAGFLLAANLLMISFFIYRGKRKFAHTSVDGDD
- a CDS encoding ribonuclease J codes for the protein MGQRRLATPQKDDTKKRPQSKKSNNAVLNSTTTRKGEVFRAQRRTSENVNLRASQHVIDIPVNKSVYNGYGGEQFSAKMQPKRTRGGKPKLRIIPIGGVGEMGIGKNMNAIEYDDEIIVVDMGFLFPGSDYPGINYITPDITWLEENKHKIKAHVFTHGHLDHIGSFRHFIHRIPAPVYGSKFTIGMLDKSMADTDTDFQPDFRVMDPLSHEIVQVSKHFSVELVRVNHSIPDSTAVIIRTPLGVIIDSGDWRFEESPVDGQKFDLKRMTEVASKEGVLMFMNESTNCESAGTHTHTEFDIQYSIGQVMDKFSNSRVILSCFSSQVHRLQLILEEAHKHGRKVAFAGFSMIQNLEVALRSGTIKIPKDTVMKMEDIIKLPDSQITVVCTGSQGEFNAVLSRMATGAHKYMKIKGSDVVVFSSNPIPGNEKNVVRTVDGLMREGSDVIQNGKTHLTGIGPLHLSGHGYYDDHVKLINALNPTYYMPIHGEFHMLVYNARLAEEECGIPRKNIFVCDAGDIIEIDVERQANKAGRIQAGGVMYDDTGAIVSEVVLKDRIHMSQEGMFVVVLTVQRGTGRLLTSPDIISRGFIYLRDSEELMNMIRQYLKQKAARSFAGKYDLDVIKKEIKDEVTHILYDQTRRTPIVIPVINEVGGLKTVKSTTASASPTAKSTPRNKKSIASAEEPRMTLPTTPRRRFPQRQVPDTEANDTKARERQDFRPY